From one Acidobacteriota bacterium genomic stretch:
- a CDS encoding class I SAM-dependent methyltransferase gives MDLYENNWLYDLVHNDKAGDAQIRFYQRQIERFGEPVLELGCGSGNYLVALSNDLQNISGLDSSEEMLEAAGRKADAEGVSTDLHIGDMRNFAIEQKFKLIFAAGNSLQHVLTAEDLKSCFDSVRAHLFPFGRFIVEVFNPSLPLLCRPSDIRHFIGEYRTENGWVVVTENVRYDAATQINHIDWHYKNQYMKEEQTLSFQMRQFFPQELDALFAQNGFRVEAKYGDFDESEFCGRSPKQIVVARPQ, from the coding sequence GTGGATCTTTACGAAAACAATTGGCTTTACGACCTTGTCCATAACGACAAGGCGGGCGACGCACAGATCAGGTTCTATCAGCGGCAGATTGAACGCTTCGGCGAACCGGTGCTCGAGCTCGGCTGCGGTTCCGGAAACTACCTCGTTGCGCTTTCCAACGATCTGCAAAACATTTCGGGACTCGACAGTTCCGAAGAAATGCTCGAAGCCGCCGGACGCAAGGCCGACGCGGAAGGAGTTTCGACCGATCTGCACATCGGCGATATGCGGAACTTCGCGATCGAACAGAAGTTCAAACTCATTTTCGCTGCCGGAAACTCGCTCCAGCACGTTTTGACCGCGGAAGACCTCAAATCCTGCTTCGATTCCGTCCGCGCACACCTGTTCCCTTTCGGCCGATTTATCGTCGAGGTCTTCAATCCATCGCTGCCGTTGCTCTGCCGCCCGTCCGACATACGTCATTTCATCGGCGAGTACCGAACCGAGAACGGCTGGGTCGTCGTTACCGAAAACGTTCGCTACGACGCGGCAACGCAGATCAACCACATCGACTGGCACTACAAGAATCAGTATATGAAGGAGGAGCAGACGCTGTCGTTTCAGATGCGACAATTCTTCCCGCAGGAACTCGATGCGCTTTTTGCCCAAAACGGATTCCGTGTCGAGGCAAAGTACGGCGATTTCGATGAATCGGAGTTCTGCGGCAGGTCGCCGAAGCAGATCGTCGTCGCGCGACCGCAATGA
- a CDS encoding deoxyhypusine synthase family protein: MVAQKKSKSSKFLTVPTRPIPVDRDRSVAGLLEKMEGAGFGAKQLAEAHRIWLDMLDDNSTIYLCGSGNLIPAGMRRLLAYVIKNRFVDVLVMSGTVLFHDIHETLGRNHFQGHASMSDEELEASDVLRVGDTLANSEEYHEADEWIGSVINQLELARPYAVREFLHLLGRELAEIAHEDGLLTAAFKSRVPVFCPDILSSEFTVGIARARFEKKIQFSFDTAQDSLEIMQIANRTRNSGIITLGSTLSQKMVDVTEVSSYITRTNPRGHKYAVNITTDSVPLEIRTPSYGGSHTQVFGRLLRGATTAFVPADPSIALPMLITALSQTAAKYMKGRKRPSFTFSGRDLGVDIP; encoded by the coding sequence ATGGTAGCGCAAAAAAAATCAAAATCTTCGAAGTTTCTGACGGTCCCGACGCGGCCGATCCCAGTCGACCGCGACCGTTCCGTCGCCGGCCTTCTCGAGAAGATGGAAGGAGCAGGCTTCGGCGCGAAACAACTGGCCGAAGCGCACCGCATCTGGCTCGATATGCTTGACGACAATTCGACGATCTATCTCTGCGGTTCGGGCAATCTGATCCCCGCAGGCATGCGGCGATTGCTCGCGTACGTCATCAAGAACCGTTTCGTCGATGTGCTGGTGATGTCGGGCACGGTCCTTTTTCACGACATCCACGAGACGCTCGGACGAAATCATTTTCAGGGTCACGCGTCGATGTCGGATGAAGAACTCGAGGCGTCGGACGTTCTCCGGGTCGGCGACACGCTCGCGAATTCCGAGGAGTATCACGAGGCGGACGAGTGGATCGGCAGCGTCATCAACCAGCTCGAACTTGCGCGTCCGTACGCGGTCCGCGAGTTTCTGCACCTTCTTGGCCGCGAACTGGCGGAGATCGCGCACGAAGACGGACTTTTGACGGCGGCGTTCAAGTCGCGCGTTCCGGTCTTCTGCCCCGACATCTTGTCGAGCGAGTTCACGGTCGGAATCGCCCGCGCCCGCTTCGAGAAGAAGATCCAGTTTTCGTTCGACACCGCACAGGATTCGCTCGAGATCATGCAGATCGCCAATCGGACGCGGAATTCGGGAATCATCACGCTCGGCTCGACGCTCAGCCAAAAGATGGTCGATGTCACCGAGGTTTCGTCGTACATCACCCGCACGAACCCGCGCGGGCACAAGTACGCGGTGAACATTACGACCGACTCGGTTCCGCTTGAGATCCGCACGCCGAGCTACGGCGGTTCGCATACTCAGGTATTCGGACGGCTGCTGCGCGGAGCGACGACCGCCTTCGTGCCGGCCGATCCTTCGATCGCGCTTCCGATGCTGATCACCGCGCTGTCGCAGACCGCGGCGAAGTATATGAAGGGGCGCAAGCGTCCGAGTTTCACTTTCAGCGGCAGAGATCTCGGAGTGGATATTCCCTAA
- the speB gene encoding agmatinase — MSESADLPMNFGGIAEDDCSSFEKARVVVFPVSYEGTVSYGTGTGEGAMAIVDASRNMELYEEETDAEVYRIGIHTTEVFKPRETPEEMMRDLHSAAAGLLETGKFLCMLGAEHSVSAPVIRAHAEKFHDLSVLQIDAHADLRDEYDGTPHSHASIMARVVRDMRIPSVQVGIRSLSGEEARAIADGLPTKIYWARDVAGRTDWIDEAIGHLTENVYLTIDIDGLDPSLVPTTGTPEPGGLGWYETLTLIRKLAESRRIVGMDLVEFSKTENSDAPAFLCAKLVYKTLAYIFRDETPKIVGG; from the coding sequence ATGAGTGAATCAGCTGATCTACCGATGAATTTCGGCGGGATTGCGGAAGACGACTGCTCGAGCTTCGAAAAAGCGCGTGTGGTCGTTTTTCCGGTTTCGTACGAAGGAACCGTTTCCTACGGGACCGGAACCGGCGAGGGCGCGATGGCGATCGTCGATGCGTCCCGCAATATGGAGTTGTACGAAGAAGAGACCGATGCCGAGGTCTATCGGATCGGGATCCATACGACCGAAGTGTTCAAACCGCGCGAAACGCCGGAAGAAATGATGCGCGATCTTCATTCGGCGGCCGCCGGACTGCTTGAGACGGGCAAGTTCCTCTGTATGCTCGGCGCCGAACATTCGGTCAGCGCGCCGGTGATACGCGCCCACGCCGAGAAGTTTCACGATCTAAGCGTGCTCCAGATCGATGCCCACGCCGACCTCCGCGACGAATACGACGGCACTCCGCACTCGCACGCTTCGATTATGGCCCGCGTCGTGAGGGATATGAGGATTCCGTCAGTGCAGGTCGGGATCCGATCGCTGTCGGGCGAAGAAGCCCGGGCGATCGCCGACGGGCTTCCGACAAAGATCTACTGGGCGCGCGACGTCGCCGGTCGAACCGATTGGATCGACGAAGCGATCGGACACCTCACCGAAAACGTATATCTGACGATCGACATCGACGGTCTCGATCCGAGCCTCGTTCCGACGACCGGAACTCCGGAACCCGGCGGACTCGGCTGGTACGAAACGCTGACTTTGATCCGCAAGCTCGCAGAAAGCCGGCGCATTGTCGGGATGGATCTCGTCGAGTTTTCGAAAACCGAAAACTCCGACGCGCCGGCGTTTCTTTGCGCAAAGCTCGTTTACAAGACTCTGGCATACATCTTTCGCGACGAAACTCCCAAAATAGTCGGCGGCTGA
- a CDS encoding HNH endonuclease, producing MITGRVLLLNFSYEPLGTIGVARAICMWFSGKLTVEENDGKNVLHSPSTTIPVPSVVRLRNYVHVKRRRQESTMKRARIYIRDRYRCQYCAEHKHAKDLTLDHILPRAQGGESTPHNLVSACVKCNQRKGNRTPEQARMPLLTSQKLLRLGLDHVLLCHYAESRPEWKKYLFMDEDVVIEQRLAA from the coding sequence TTGATAACGGGTAGAGTTTTGCTTTTGAACTTTTCTTACGAACCGCTCGGCACGATCGGCGTTGCACGGGCGATCTGTATGTGGTTTTCGGGCAAGTTGACGGTTGAAGAAAACGACGGCAAGAATGTCCTGCATTCACCCTCGACGACCATTCCGGTTCCTTCGGTCGTGCGACTTCGCAACTATGTTCACGTCAAGCGCCGGCGACAGGAATCGACGATGAAGCGCGCGCGGATCTATATCCGCGACCGGTACCGTTGCCAGTACTGCGCCGAGCACAAACACGCCAAGGATCTGACGCTCGACCATATCCTGCCGCGTGCGCAAGGCGGAGAAAGCACGCCGCACAATCTGGTGTCGGCCTGCGTCAAATGCAACCAGCGAAAGGGCAACAGAACGCCGGAACAGGCCAGAATGCCGCTTCTGACATCGCAGAAACTGCTCCGGCTGGGGCTCGACCACGTCTTGCTCTGCCACTACGCCGAATCGCGTCCGGAATGGAAAAAGTATCTGTTTATGGATGAAGATGTTGTGATTGAACAGCGCCTCGCAGCGTAG
- the speA gene encoding biosynthetic arginine decarboxylase — translation MSAIIDQTVETYGIDNWGAGYFGVNKKGNLTVRPSDNDNRAADLREIVEDLKKRGINPPILLRFPQLLVGQIRKLQTAFRKSIKEFDYNGRHLCVFPMKVNQNRAVVEEYLREASRYDFGLEAGSKAELYAALSMEQSADSLLVLNGFKDKDFVQLAFTGAQAGKNVVIVIEKMSELDHTLRFTKEILAENPKAMLPMIGVRVKLYSKGSGKWEKSGGEAAKFGLTTTEILEVIRRLHDAGRTEMLKLLHFHIGSQLTDIKRIKNAMKEAARTYAKIRQMNIPIQYLDVGGGMAVDYDGSRTSFESSANYNAREFANDVIYVIKTVCDDENVPHPDIIQESGRYLSAYHAVLITNVMDEIETVVEDITPMKMEPDDPQVVKELYDLRETVNGKNYREYYHDALEHREELFQMFNLGLISLVDRGKGEVLFWDVCERADGYAQQKKYVSEEFDELRKLLSTKYLANFSVFRSMPDNWALEQLFPIVPIHRLNKKPNEFATLCDITCDSDGIVEKFVDLHDVKPVLELHKLDNDEPYYLAMLLVGAYQEVMGNNHNLFGVPHEAHIHIGDDGHIVKKVIYGATVGDTLETVRFDRTQMHDQFRRIIQRRIKDGELTEKIGHRLIEYYEEQIDGYTYLTPNGS, via the coding sequence TTGAGCGCAATCATCGATCAGACAGTCGAAACATATGGCATTGACAATTGGGGCGCGGGCTACTTCGGCGTCAACAAGAAAGGCAATTTAACCGTTCGGCCGTCGGACAACGACAATCGGGCCGCCGATCTGCGCGAAATCGTCGAAGATCTCAAAAAACGCGGAATCAACCCTCCGATACTCCTGAGGTTCCCGCAATTGCTTGTCGGCCAGATCAGAAAACTCCAAACCGCTTTCCGCAAATCGATCAAGGAATTCGATTATAACGGCCGCCATCTCTGCGTTTTTCCGATGAAGGTCAATCAGAATCGCGCGGTCGTCGAAGAGTACCTGCGCGAAGCTTCGCGTTACGATTTCGGACTCGAAGCCGGTTCCAAAGCGGAACTCTATGCCGCGCTTTCGATGGAACAGTCCGCCGACAGCCTGCTGGTCCTTAACGGTTTCAAGGACAAGGATTTCGTGCAGCTCGCGTTCACCGGCGCGCAGGCCGGCAAAAACGTCGTTATCGTCATCGAGAAGATGAGCGAGCTGGACCATACGCTCCGGTTTACGAAAGAAATCCTCGCCGAAAATCCGAAGGCTATGCTCCCGATGATCGGCGTCCGCGTGAAGCTCTATTCAAAGGGATCCGGAAAATGGGAAAAATCGGGTGGCGAGGCGGCGAAGTTCGGACTTACGACGACCGAGATCCTCGAGGTCATCCGGCGGCTCCACGACGCGGGTCGAACGGAAATGCTTAAACTGCTTCACTTCCACATCGGCTCGCAATTGACTGACATCAAGCGGATCAAGAACGCGATGAAAGAGGCAGCCCGCACATACGCCAAGATCCGGCAGATGAACATTCCGATCCAGTATCTCGATGTCGGCGGCGGGATGGCGGTCGATTACGACGGTTCGCGGACGTCTTTCGAGTCTTCGGCGAACTACAACGCGCGCGAGTTTGCGAACGACGTGATCTATGTCATCAAAACTGTTTGCGATGACGAGAATGTCCCGCATCCCGACATCATCCAGGAATCGGGCCGCTATCTTTCCGCGTATCACGCCGTCTTGATAACCAACGTAATGGATGAGATCGAGACTGTCGTCGAGGACATCACGCCGATGAAGATGGAACCGGACGACCCGCAGGTGGTCAAGGAACTCTACGATTTGCGGGAGACGGTCAACGGCAAAAACTACCGCGAGTACTATCACGATGCGCTTGAACACCGGGAGGAGCTTTTCCAGATGTTCAACCTCGGTTTGATTTCTTTGGTAGACCGTGGTAAAGGCGAAGTTCTCTTCTGGGATGTGTGCGAACGTGCGGACGGTTACGCCCAGCAAAAGAAGTACGTTTCGGAGGAGTTCGATGAGCTACGCAAACTGCTTTCGACAAAGTACTTAGCTAACTTTTCGGTGTTCAGATCGATGCCCGATAACTGGGCCCTCGAGCAGCTTTTTCCGATCGTTCCGATACACCGGCTCAACAAGAAGCCGAACGAATTTGCGACGTTGTGCGATATCACCTGCGACTCTGACGGGATAGTTGAAAAATTCGTCGATTTGCACGATGTCAAACCTGTTTTAGAATTACACAAGCTCGACAACGACGAACCGTATTATCTGGCGATGCTTCTGGTCGGCGCATACCAGGAGGTGATGGGAAACAACCACAACCTCTTCGGCGTCCCGCACGAAGCACATATACATATCGGCGATGACGGACACATCGTCAAGAAGGTGATCTACGGCGCGACGGTCGGGGACACGCTTGAAACCGTTCGTTTCGACAGGACGCAAATGCACGATCAGTTTCGGCGGATCATCCAGCGGCGGATAAAAGACGGTGAGCTGACCGAAAAGATCGGACATCGCTTGATCGAGTATTACGAAGAACAGATCGACGGGTACACGTATTTGACCCCGAACGGTTCATAG
- the thiL gene encoding thiamine-phosphate kinase: MLSEFGFIEKLKNHRNFSRIGDDCAVLPKDAESDLVVTADMLVENVDFKLEWATPEDIGHKALAVSLSDIAAMGATPVWSLISIAVPENLWNSDFVDRFYDGYCALADRFDVEIAGGDISRSPDGFVVDSTAGGQIPHGRALLRSGAKVGDTIYVSGTLGAAAAGLRSLVEKRPIESLLARQLRPFPRIELGRRLFESGMVTAMIDISDGLSGDLGHLCRASGVGAIIEAAVIPADPMIKLEGSAALELALHGGEDFELLFTAPKAADLVARIEGITAIGRITDSGVIELASETGTHKLTPNSFRHF; this comes from the coding sequence ATGCTCTCGGAATTTGGGTTCATCGAAAAGCTAAAGAATCACCGTAACTTTTCACGGATCGGCGACGATTGCGCGGTGTTGCCCAAAGACGCGGAAAGCGATCTGGTCGTGACGGCCGATATGCTGGTCGAAAATGTCGACTTCAAGCTCGAATGGGCAACGCCCGAGGACATCGGACACAAAGCCCTTGCCGTTTCCCTATCGGACATCGCCGCGATGGGCGCAACGCCGGTGTGGTCGCTGATCTCGATCGCCGTTCCCGAAAACCTCTGGAACTCCGACTTTGTTGACCGCTTCTATGACGGTTACTGCGCGCTTGCGGACCGCTTTGACGTTGAGATCGCCGGCGGCGACATTTCGCGTTCGCCGGACGGGTTCGTTGTCGATTCAACCGCCGGCGGCCAGATACCGCACGGACGAGCGCTGCTGCGGTCCGGGGCGAAGGTCGGCGACACGATCTATGTCAGCGGAACCTTGGGGGCCGCGGCGGCAGGGCTTCGGTCGCTCGTCGAAAAGAGGCCGATTGAATCGCTTCTCGCGCGTCAGTTGCGGCCGTTTCCGCGCATCGAACTCGGACGCCGTCTTTTCGAATCCGGAATGGTCACGGCGATGATCGACATCAGCGACGGGCTATCCGGCGATCTCGGACATTTGTGCCGCGCGAGCGGGGTCGGGGCGATAATCGAAGCCGCCGTGATTCCGGCCGACCCGATGATAAAACTGGAGGGTTCCGCAGCGCTTGAACTCGCGCTCCACGGCGGCGAGGACTTTGAGCTGCTGTTCACCGCTCCGAAAGCGGCCGATCTTGTCGCGCGGATCGAAGGCATCACTGCGATCGGCCGGATCACAGACAGCGGGGTGATCGAACTTGCCTCGGAAACAGGAACCCATAAACTGACGCCCAATTCGTTCCGCCATTTCTAA
- a CDS encoding type II secretion system protein, whose amino-acid sequence MKKRAESGFSIVELLLVVVIIGIVSAIGIPNFQKGMRSADNGTMYANLRSISSSQVSYYSQNGRFARLSELNALHGGSLGVADGNGLGKGKFYIEMSPAVPTDAELKNEYVIIASGFNGVGLPPISYRLNQTGEIVQLSP is encoded by the coding sequence ATGAAAAAACGAGCTGAAAGCGGATTCTCAATTGTCGAACTACTGTTGGTCGTGGTCATTATCGGGATCGTATCTGCGATTGGAATCCCGAACTTCCAGAAGGGAATGCGTTCTGCCGACAACGGCACTATGTACGCGAATCTGCGGTCGATTAGCAGTTCCCAGGTCAGCTACTACTCTCAGAACGGACGGTTCGCGCGCCTCAGCGAACTGAACGCTCTCCACGGCGGATCTCTCGGGGTGGCAGATGGAAACGGACTTGGCAAAGGGAAATTCTACATCGAAATGAGTCCGGCGGTGCCGACCGACGCCGAATTGAAGAATGAATACGTCATCATCGCTTCGGGCTTCAATGGCGTTGGCCTTCCTCCGATCTCGTACCGGCTCAATCAGACGGGCGAAATTGTTCAGTTAAGTCCATAG
- a CDS encoding DegQ family serine endoprotease, with product MKFRSVFLLILVGALIATTACRTNLFSGNPADSNTAKQDVPPPPVVVDGMRTSYADVVEKTSPAVVRIATERKAQTQMRQSPWDDFFRDMMPQQRQQQPQQPQQKERGAGSGVVVKSDGTILTNHHVIEGADKILVQMVDNKTYEAKVVGSDPPSDLAVLKIEAENLPFLTLGDSDRVRVGDIVLAIGNPLGIGQTVTGGIISAKGRQTGLSDGSSFQDFLQTDAPINRGNSGGALVSLSGELIGINSQILSGGQSGGNIGIGFAIPSNMAKNVLEQILKDGKVRRGQLGINIQNLTDDVAKSLDLNDTKGVLVTNVRAGSAAEKAGIKRGDIITAINGEKVEDGNSLRNKVAGTTPGADTKVTLLRDGKEQEVTAKLDEFANDDSNFDKPDKPGETDKSKPSGKLGLDLKPLTPEDAKQLQLPADVKGLVVVSVDPNGAAADEGMARGDVVMEVNRQPVETLDQMQTALEKSGDRPILLLVARRNQVSYLTVKPK from the coding sequence ATGAAATTCAGAAGCGTTTTTCTTTTAATTTTGGTAGGCGCGCTCATCGCCACGACGGCGTGCCGGACGAATCTGTTCAGCGGCAACCCCGCCGATTCGAACACCGCGAAGCAGGACGTTCCCCCGCCGCCGGTAGTGGTTGACGGGATGCGGACGTCGTATGCGGACGTCGTCGAAAAGACGTCGCCGGCCGTTGTCCGGATCGCGACCGAGCGCAAGGCTCAGACGCAAATGCGGCAAAGCCCGTGGGACGATTTTTTCCGCGATATGATGCCGCAGCAACGCCAGCAGCAACCGCAGCAGCCGCAGCAAAAAGAGCGCGGCGCCGGGTCGGGCGTGGTCGTCAAATCCGACGGCACGATCCTGACCAACCATCACGTCATCGAAGGTGCGGACAAGATCCTCGTGCAGATGGTCGATAACAAGACGTACGAAGCGAAGGTCGTGGGTTCCGATCCGCCGAGCGACCTCGCGGTTCTGAAGATCGAAGCCGAGAATTTGCCGTTTCTGACGCTGGGTGATTCAGACCGCGTCAGGGTTGGCGACATCGTCCTCGCGATCGGCAATCCGCTCGGAATCGGCCAGACCGTGACCGGCGGGATAATTTCGGCCAAAGGGCGTCAAACCGGTTTGAGCGACGGCTCTTCGTTTCAGGACTTTCTGCAGACCGATGCGCCGATCAACCGCGGAAACTCAGGCGGCGCGCTTGTCAGTTTGAGCGGCGAACTGATCGGGATCAATTCGCAGATCCTTTCCGGAGGTCAATCGGGCGGAAACATCGGCATCGGATTCGCGATCCCGTCGAATATGGCGAAGAACGTTCTCGAGCAGATTCTGAAGGACGGCAAGGTTCGCCGCGGACAGCTCGGGATCAACATTCAGAACCTGACGGACGATGTGGCCAAAAGCCTCGATCTGAACGATACCAAGGGCGTTCTCGTGACCAACGTGCGTGCCGGGTCGGCAGCCGAGAAAGCAGGCATCAAACGCGGCGATATCATCACCGCCATTAACGGTGAGAAGGTCGAAGACGGCAATTCGTTGCGAAACAAGGTGGCCGGAACAACTCCCGGTGCGGACACCAAGGTGACGCTGCTCCGTGACGGAAAGGAACAGGAGGTCACGGCAAAGCTCGATGAATTCGCGAACGATGATTCGAACTTCGACAAGCCGGACAAACCGGGCGAAACCGACAAATCGAAACCGAGCGGCAAACTCGGGCTCGACTTGAAGCCGCTCACCCCGGAAGATGCCAAGCAGCTTCAATTGCCGGCGGACGTCAAGGGCTTGGTCGTTGTCAGCGTCGATCCGAATGGCGCGGCCGCCGACGAGGGAATGGCTCGCGGCGATGTCGTTATGGAAGTCAATCGCCAACCGGTCGAGACGCTTGACCAGATGCAGACGGCGCTTGAGAAATCCGGCGACCGGCCGATACTTCTACTTGTCGCGCGCCGCAACCAGGTCAGTTATCTGACCGTTAAGCCGAAGTAG
- a CDS encoding MerR family transcriptional regulator: MGQAAMAIPEKIFFKIGEVCDIVDVQAHVLRYWETEFPQLSPQKNRSGQRSYRRRDVEIALRIKELLYVDEYTIAGARKKLQQELRESSRLKIVPSEPVREPVIQPMLPVQADEEFADLEVPETEPEIVQPRLGVTEPVPIGSERRQALTDLASQLLELRELLKRKQPSEPNSFLRKY; the protein is encoded by the coding sequence ATGGGACAAGCTGCAATGGCGATACCGGAAAAAATATTTTTCAAGATCGGTGAGGTTTGCGACATCGTCGATGTTCAGGCACACGTGCTGCGTTATTGGGAGACGGAGTTTCCCCAACTGTCGCCGCAGAAGAACAGATCTGGCCAAAGAAGTTACCGACGCCGCGATGTCGAGATCGCGCTCCGGATCAAGGAGCTTCTTTATGTCGACGAATACACGATCGCCGGAGCGCGAAAGAAACTGCAACAGGAACTGCGGGAATCGAGCCGTTTGAAGATCGTCCCGAGTGAGCCCGTCCGCGAACCTGTGATACAGCCGATGCTTCCGGTTCAAGCGGACGAGGAATTCGCCGACCTCGAAGTTCCTGAGACCGAGCCCGAGATCGTACAGCCGCGTTTGGGGGTTACGGAACCGGTGCCGATCGGTTCCGAACGGCGACAGGCGCTGACCGATCTCGCGTCACAACTGCTTGAACTTCGCGAGCTTTTGAAACGCAAGCAGCCAAGCGAGCCCAACTCGTTCTTGCGGAAATACTGA